CACCTCCGATCCCGACAAAAAAAAGACGGAAGAAAAGCTCAAAGAGATCCTTGCCGCAACTGATTCTCTTGTAAAGAGGGTCCTGGGAGGAGAAAAAAAACAGTACATCGAGATGAAGGACAAGGAGCTTGAAGAGGCCGTTGCCTACCTTCAGAACATAAAAGGACAGGTTATCGTGCGCGTGTTGGCCGCCAGCAATGTGCTGATAGACGAGGTTATCCCTGTCCATTTTGAACTGTTCGAGAACGTTCTTGTTTACAAAAAGCTTGACCGGATAGCTTCGCAGAACATAAACGGCAGCCGCCCTCAGGAAGAAGTGGAACAGCAGATAAAGGAACTGCTTTCTAAGGTCAGCGACGCCGCCACGGAAAAAGGCATCCTGCCTGATGCCGCGGGCGCCGTCGGCAACATTGCTTATTCCAGGATCTTTGAGGTGGCCAAAGAAATAAGGGCTCTTAAAAGACCTGTTGAGGTAGAGGTTTTTGCGGAAAAAGACACATTCACTATCGGTCCGCTGGATGTCAATTTGAGGATAAAAAGATGACCCTGTCAAAAGGCTCCTGCATCCTTGCGGTTGACCCGGGCAAGGACAAAACAGGGCTTGCGGTCCTTATGGGTAACGGCTCTATAGCGGAAAGAAAAGTAGCACCGTCATTTTCGGTAACGGATGATATCTCCGCACTGGCTGTCAAGCACGGTGCGGAACTGGTGATAATCGGAAGCGGAGGGCCATTCCGCCAGCTGGAAAAAAACCTGGCTTTTCTGAACCTGAAAGCCGATATAATCTTTGTGAATGAAAAAGGCTCCACCCTTGAGGCAAGAAAACTGTACTGGCGGCATAACAGGAAAAAATGGTATCTGTCCCTCATCCCTTCCACTCTGATCCTGCCTCCGGAACCTTATGATGACTTTGCCGCCGTTGTGATAGGCAGGCGCTATCTTAAGGCAGAGTAAAGACCATAGGCCCGCTTATATCAAGCTCCATCCTTTTGACGAACCTTCCGCACGGGTCTATCAAAGCCGATATCCCGGTATTTGCCGCCTGGATAAAATATTTCCTGTTCTCGACAGCGCGAAAGACCCCCGCGCTGATGTGCTGCTCCGCGGCATGCGTCCTGCCGAACCAGGCATCGTTGGTAATGGTAAGCAGGGCATCCGAGCCGCCGGAGCGCTGTCTTCCCATGCCCTCAAAAAGCGATTCAAAACAGATCATGGCGCCAAACTTTCGTCCCGCAGCCGTGATATGGACAGTCCCCTGCCCCGGGCTCTGGTCCTGCTCAAAATAGCCGGTATGCTTTAGCAAGGGATAAAGGACTTTTTTGAAAGGAAGATACTCTCCAAAAGGCATCAGATGGTGCTTGTCATACCTTGAAACTATCTTTCCCTGCGGAGAAACCACAAAGATCGAATTGTAAATGCGGCCGCTCTCCCTGTAAAAAGCGCCTGTCACCAGAAAAAAGCCTCCTTTAACGCATATATCCCTCACCTTGGCAAAAGCAGCTTTGTCATCAATAAGGTAGGTCATCACCGCAGTTTCCGGCCAGATCACTATCTTTGGCCTGTAAGACAGGGTTTTTTGCGTAAGCAATTCCAGCTCGTCTATCATCCAGTACAGTTTAAAAGAATCCAGTTTCTGCTCCTGGGCTATGGCTGGCTGTATCACGGCAATGGAAGTCCCGCCGATAGACCGCACACCTCCGTATTTGTTGATAGAATCGATCCCGTAGGAATAAGAGGCGGCCAGAAGCCCCAGAACAAAGCAGACCGACGGCAGATTGGACAGGAGTTTTTTGAACAGGTTCCCTTTTTCCAAAAGCAGGAGCGCCGCTGCGGTATTGACCGCAACAATGAGAGCACTGACTCCCCACACCCCGGAAA
The DNA window shown above is from Candidatus Margulisiibacteriota bacterium and carries:
- a CDS encoding DUF3084 domain-containing protein; the encoded protein is MFALQTLLVLLLLGGALAFVGDRIGHRIGKKRLTFLNLRPRHTAIAITVLSGALIAVLTGLILFSISSDVRIALFGLDRLKADIREKTKELDNIKKDKALLEKELAALSSQLAGSKKEIEGLNSTRKELSEEIETARSGFVLFKVGEIITTSLITSDPDKKKTEEKLKEILAATDSLVKRVLGGEKKQYIEMKDKELEEAVAYLQNIKGQVIVRVLAASNVLIDEVIPVHFELFENVLVYKKLDRIASQNINGSRPQEEVEQQIKELLSKVSDAATEKGILPDAAGAVGNIAYSRIFEVAKEIRALKRPVEVEVFAEKDTFTIGPLDVNLRIKR
- the lnt gene encoding apolipoprotein N-acyltransferase, with protein sequence MKTALLCALSGVLVALSFPGFPLPQLAWIALIPYLVCLYRSENFRQSLLCGFVFGSVYFGGAFFWLSSTSKWAGPAGYLAWIGLSLYQSIFIVLFSYFAWLLIRAFNRQLHPLVLPLLWAFFEWLRQAGEFGSPGGYLGSTQYLNTVFIQTAQFSGVWGVSALIVAVNTAAALLLLEKGNLFKKLLSNLPSVCFVLGLLAASYSYGIDSINKYGGVRSIGGTSIAVIQPAIAQEQKLDSFKLYWMIDELELLTQKTLSYRPKIVIWPETAVMTYLIDDKAAFAKVRDICVKGGFFLVTGAFYRESGRIYNSIFVVSPQGKIVSRYDKHHLMPFGEYLPFKKVLYPLLKHTGYFEQDQSPGQGTVHITAAGRKFGAMICFESLFEGMGRQRSGGSDALLTITNDAWFGRTHAAEQHISAGVFRAVENRKYFIQAANTGISALIDPCGRFVKRMELDISGPMVFTLP
- a CDS encoding pre-16S rRNA-processing nuclease YqgF, which gives rise to MTLSKGSCILAVDPGKDKTGLAVLMGNGSIAERKVAPSFSVTDDISALAVKHGAELVIIGSGGPFRQLEKNLAFLNLKADIIFVNEKGSTLEARKLYWRHNRKKWYLSLIPSTLILPPEPYDDFAAVVIGRRYLKAE